CGCCACTGCGCGTAGCGCTCCAGCGTGTCGGCGCCACCGACGTCGAGGCCCAGCCGCTTGGCGTCGGCCATCACCTCGACGAGGGCGGCGATGTCGCGAACGCCGAGATTGTAGCCCTGGCCCGCGATCGGGTGGATGCCGTGGGCGGCATCGCCCACCAGCACGAGTCGCGTGTCGATGTAGCGCTCGGCATGGACGAGACGCAGGGGATAGGACCAGCGCGGGCCGGCGGGCGCCACGGGACCGAGATGATCGCCGAAGCGCCGGGCGAACTCCGTCTGGAAACTGGCCGCATCGAGTTCGAGGAGGCGGCGCGCGATCGAGGTCCGCTCCGTCCACACGATCGACGAGCGATGCTCGCCGCCAGGACCGTCGGTCATGGGCAGGATGGCGAAGGGGCCGCCGGGCAGGAATTTCTCCTGGGCGACACCCCGATGCGGTTCGGCGTGATGGGCGACCAGGACGATTGCGATCTGGTCATAGGACCAGCTCCGCGCCCCGATGCCGGCATCCTCGCGCGTCGAGCCGAAACGGCCCTCGGCCGAGGCGACCAGCCGCGTGGCGATGCGCCGCCCGCTTTTCAGGACGATGCCGGCGCGATCGGGACCGCGCTCGCTCTCGACGACTTCGTCGGGCGCCACGAGTTCCACTTTCGGGCAACCGGCGAGACGGCGCAGAAGCGCGGAGCGCAGGAAGCGGTTCTCGACGATCCAGCCCATCGGTGCGGCAGTCT
This DNA window, taken from Reyranella humidisoli, encodes the following:
- a CDS encoding UbiH/UbiF/VisC/COQ6 family ubiquinone biosynthesis hydroxylase is translated as MDRRPSDRSPFDLAIVGAGLNGSLLALAAGETGLSTALVDRVPLSAMTEQGFDGRTTAIAYTSQRLFAALGLWDELAPNAEPIRDIRISDAGHDGRASPLFLHFDHREASDDPETAAPMGWIVENRFLRSALLRRLAGCPKVELVAPDEVVESERGPDRAGIVLKSGRRIATRLVASAEGRFGSTREDAGIGARSWSYDQIAIVLVAHHAEPHRGVAQEKFLPGGPFAILPMTDGPGGEHRSSIVWTERTSIARRLLELDAASFQTEFARRFGDHLGPVAPAGPRWSYPLRLVHAERYIDTRLVLVGDAAHGIHPIAGQGYNLGVRDIAALVEVMADAKRLGLDVGGADTLERYAQWRRADNLTMVAATDLLNRLFSNDIKPLRLVRDAGLAAVNRVPALRKFFVRHAMGLVGDLPKLIRGERP